The Castor canadensis chromosome 8, mCasCan1.hap1v2, whole genome shotgun sequence genome contains a region encoding:
- the Myf5 gene encoding myogenic factor 5: protein MLIVPSHLGQPPFPHHPRIYKEPQPQQADPGQQASALVNCQRNQPRNSGAPPGICRPAAAPGSPFSLTYLPAVQVHRLPLCRMDMMDGCQFSPSEYFYDGSCIPSPEGEFGEEFEPRVVAFGVHKAEMQGSDEDEHVRAPTGHHQAGHCLMWACKACKRKSTTMDRRKAATMRERRRLKKVNQAFETLKRCTTTNPNQRLPKVEILRNAIRYIESLQELLREQVENYYSLPGQSCSEPTSPTSNCSDGMPECNSPVWSRKSSSFDSVYCPDISNVFATDKSSLSSLDCLSSIVDRITSTEQPGLPVQDPASLSPVASTDSQPATPGASSSRLIYHVL from the exons ATGCTAATAGTGCCCAGCCACTTGGGCcagcctcccttcccccaccacccaagaatatataaagagccccAACCCCAGCAGGCAGACCCAGGCCAACAGGCGTCTGCCCTTGTTAATTGCCAGAGAAACCAACCCCGGAACTCCGGAGCTCCACCAGGGATTTGCCGGCCTGCAGCGGCCCCAGGCTCGCCTTTCTCCCTTACCTATCTCCCCGCAGTCCAGGTGCACCGCCTGCCCCTCTGCAGGATGGACATGATGGACGGTTGCCAGTTCTCACCTTCTGAATACTTTTATGACGGCTCCTGTATCCCATCCCCCGAGGGTGAGTTCGGAGAAGAGTTCGAGCCCCGAGTGGTCGCCTTCGGGGTGCACAAAGCAGAGATGCAGGGCTCAGATGAGGACGAGCACGTGCGAGCACCTACTGGCCACCACCAGGCTGGTCACTGCCTCATGTGGGCCTGCAAAGCGTGCAAGAGGAAGTCCACCACCATGGATCGGAGGAAGGCGGCCACCATGCGCGAGCGGAGACGCCTGAAGAAAGTCAACCAGGCCTTCGAGACACTCAAGAGGTGCACCACAACGAACCCTAATCAGAGGCTACCCAAGGTGGAGATCCTCAGGAATGCCATACGCTACATCGAGAGCCTGCAGGAGCTGCTGAGGGAGCAGGTGGAGAATTACTACAGCCTCCCGGGACAGAGCTGCTCCGAGCCCACCAGCCCCACCTCCAACTGTTCAGATGGCATG CCTGAATGTAACAGTCCTGTCTGGTCCAGAAAGAGCAGCAGTTTTGACAGCGTCTACTGTCCTGATATATCAAATG TATTTGCCACAGATAAAAGCTCCTTATCCAGCTTGGATTGCTTGTCCAGCATAGTGGATCGGATCACCTCCACAGAGCAACCTGGGTTGCCTGTCCAAGACCCAGCCTCTCTCTCCCCAGTTGCCAGCACTGATTCACAGCCTGCAACTCCAGGAGCCTCTAGTTCCAGGCTTATCTATCATGTGTTATGA
- the Myf6 gene encoding myogenic factor 6, translating to MMMDLFETGSYFFYLDGENVTLQPLEVAEGSPLYPGSDGTLSPCQDQLPPEGGSDSSGEEHVLAPPGLQPPHCPGQCLIWACKTCKRKSAPTDRRKAATLRERRRLKKINEAFEALKRRTVANPNQRLPKVEILRSAINYIERLQDLLHRLDQQEKMQELGVDPYSYRPKQEILEGADFLRTCSNQWPSVSDHSRGLVITSKEGGASVDSSASSSLRCLSSIVDSISSEERKLPCVEEVVEK from the exons ATGATGATGGACCTTTTTGAAACTGGCTCCTATTTCTTCTACTTGGACGGGGAAAATGTTACTCTGCAGCCTTTAGAAGTGGCAGAGGGCTCCCCTTTATATCCAGGGAGTGATGGTACCCTGTCCCCTTGCCAGGACCAACTGCCCCCGGAAGGCGGGAGCGACAGCAGCGGAGAGGAACATGTACTGGCGCCCCCCGGCCTGCAGCCTCCCCACTGCCCTGGCCAATGTCTGATCTGGGCTTGCAAGACCTGTAAGAGAAAATCTGCCCCCACCGACCGGCGGAAAGCAGCCACCCTGCGCGAGAGAAGGAGGCTAAAGAAAATCAACGAGGCCTTCGAGGCACTGAAGCGGCGGACTGTGGCCAACCCCAACCAGAGGCTGCCTAAGGTGGAGATTCTGCGGAGCGCCATCAACTACATTGAGCGGCTGCAGGACCTGCTGCACCGGCTGGATCAGCAGGAGAAAATGCAGGAGCTAGGAGTAGACCCCTACAGCTACAGACCCAAGCAAGAAATT CTCGAGGGTGCGGATTTCCTGCGCACCTGCAGCAACCAGTGGCCAAGTGTTTCGGATCATTCCAGGGGGCTGGTGATAACCTCTAAGGAAG GAGGAGCGAGCGTTGATTCGTCGGCCTCCAGCAGCCTTCGATGCCTTTCTTCCATCGTGGACAGCATTTCGTCAGAGGAACGCAAACTCCCCTGCGTGGAAGAGGTAGTGGAGAAGTGA